One window of Triticum dicoccoides isolate Atlit2015 ecotype Zavitan chromosome 5A, WEW_v2.0, whole genome shotgun sequence genomic DNA carries:
- the LOC119299295 gene encoding neo-calmodulin-like, with amino-acid sequence MAGAGAAAAISSEQMSEFREAFAFFDKDGDGCITAEELSTVIRSLGQSPTPEELRDMVRDVDADGNGTIEFAEFLALMSRKADADADAADPEEELREAFRVFDKDHDGHISKAELRHVMISLGEKLTDEEVDGMIQEADLDGDGLVNFDEFVRMMMLSDADQQQH; translated from the coding sequence ATGGCCGGCGCCGGTGCCGCAGCAGCGATCAGCTCGGAGCAGATGAGCGAGTTCCGGGAGGCCTTCGCCTTCTTCGACAAGGACGGCGACGGCTGCATCAcggcggaggagctgtccacggtcATCCGCTCCCTGGGCCAGTCCCCGACGCCCGAGGAGCTGCGGGACATGGTGCGCGACGTGGACGCCGACGGCAACGGCACCATCGAGTTCGCCGAGTTCCTGGCGCTCATGTCTCGCAAGGCCGACGCCGACGCGGACGCCGCCGACCCCGAGGAGGAGCTCCGGGAGGCCTTCAGGGTGTTCGACAAGGACCACGACGGCCACATCTCCAAGGCCGAGCTGCGCCACGTCATGATCAGCCTCGGCGAGAAGCTCACCGACGAGGAGGTGGACGGGATGATCCAGGAGGCCGACCTCGACGGCGACGGCCTCGTCAACTTCGACGAGTTCGTCAGGATGATGATGCTCTCCGACGCCGACCAGCAGCAGCATTGA